A genomic window from Pecten maximus chromosome 6, xPecMax1.1, whole genome shotgun sequence includes:
- the LOC117330088 gene encoding uncharacterized protein LOC117330088, with product MNPKTLRRVYVNPETLRRVYMNPETLRRVYVNPETLARIYMNPKTLRRVYVNPKTLRRVYVNPKTLRRVYVNPETLRRVYVNPKTLRRVYVNPETLARIYMNPKTLRRVYVNPKTLRRVYVNPKTLRRVYVNPKTLRRVYVNPKTLRRVYVNPKTLRRVYVNPKTLRRVYVNPKTLRRVYMNPKTLRRVYVNPKTLRRVYVNPKTLRRVYMNPKTLRRVYVNPKTLRRVYVNPKTLRRVYMNPKTLRRVYVNPKTLRRVYMNPETLRRVYVNPKTLRRVYMNPKTLRRVYVNPKTLRRVYVNPKTLRRVYVNPETLRRVYVNPKTLRRVYVNPKTLRRVYVNPKTLRRVYVNPKTLRRVYVNPKTLRRVYMNPKTLRRVYVNPETLRRVYVNPETLRRVYVNPKTLRRVYVNPKTLRRVYLNPKTLRRVYVNPKTLRRVYVNPKTLRRVYVNPKTLRRVYMNPETLRRVYVNPKTLRRVYVNPKTLRRVYVNPKTLRRVYMNPETLRRVYVNPKTLRRVYVNPKTLRRVYVNPKTLRRVYVNPETLRRVYVNPKTLRRVYVNPKTLRRVYVNPKTLRRVYVNPKTPRRVYVNPKTLRRVYVNPKTLRRVYVNPKTLRRVYVNPETLRRVYVNPETLRRVYVNPKTLRRVYVNPKTLRRVYVNPKTLRRVYVNPKTMRRVYVNPKTMRRVNMNLKTLRRVYVNPKTLRRVNMNLKT from the coding sequence ATGAATCCTAAGACACTGAGGCGTGTTTATGTGAATCCTGAGACACTGAGACGTGTTTATATGAATCCTGAGACACTGAGGCGTGTTTATGTGAATCCTGAGACACTGGCACGTATTTATATGAATCCTAAGACACTGAGGCGTGTTTATGTGAATCCTAAGACACTGAGGCGTGTTTATGTGAATCCTAAGACACTGAGGCGTGTTTATGTGAATCCTGAGACACTGAGGCGTGTTTATGTGAATCCTAAGACACTGAGGCGTGTTTATGTGAATCCTGAGACACTGGCACGTATTTATATGAATCCTAAGACACTGAGGCGTGTTTATGTGAATCCTAAGACACTGAGACGTGTTTATGTGAATCCTAAGACACTGAGGCGTGTTTATGTGAATCCTAAGACACTGAGGCGTGTTTATGTGAATCCTAAGACACTGAGGCGTGTTTATGTGAATCCTAAGACACTGAGGCGTGTTTATGTGAATCCTAAGACACTGAGGCGTGTTTACGTGAATCCTAAGACACTGAGGCGTGTTTACATGAATCCTAAGACACTGAGACGTGTTTATGTGAATCCTAAGACACTGAGGCGTGTTTACGTGAATCCTAAGACACTGAGGCGTGTTTACATGAATCCTAAGACACTGAGGCGTGTTTATGTGAATCCTAAGACACTGAGGCGTGTTTACGTGAATCCTAAGACACTGAGGCGTGTTTACATGAATCCTAAGACACTGAGACGTGTTTATGTGAATCCTAAGACACTGAGGCGTGTTTATATGAATCCTGAGACACTGAGGCGTGTTTATGTGAATCCTAAGACACTGAGGCGTGTTTATATGAATCCTAAGACACTGAGGCGTGTTTATGTGAATCCTAAGACACTGAGGCGTGTTTATGTGAATCCTAAGACACTGAGGCGTGTTTATGTGAATCCTGAGACACTGAGGCGTGTTTATGTGAATCCTAAGACACTGAGGCGTGTTTATGTGAATCCTAAGACACTGAGGCGTGTTTATGTGAATCCTAAGACACTGAGGCGTGTTTATGTGAATCCTAAGACACTGAGGCGTGTTTATGTGAATCCTAAGACACTGAGGCGTGTTTATATGAATCCTAAGACACTGAGGCGTGTTTATGTGAATCCTGAGACACTGAGGCGTGTTTATGTGAATCCTGAGACACTGAGACGTGTTTATGTGAATCCTAAGACGCTGAGGCGTGTTTATGTGAATCCTAAGACACTGAGGCGTGTTTATTTGAATCCTAAGACACTGAGGCGTGTTTACGTGAATCCTAAGACACTGAGGCGTGTTTACGTGAATCCTAAGACACTGAGGCGTGTTTATGTGAATCCTAAGACACTGAGGCGTGTTTATATGAATCCTGAGACACTGAGGCGTGTTTATGTGAATCCTAAGACACTGAGGCGTGTTTATGTGAATCCTAAGACACTGAGGCGTGTTTATGTGAATCCTAAGACACTGAGGCGTGTTTATATGAATCCTGAGACACTGAGGCGTGTTTATGTGAATCCTAAGACACTGAGGCGTGTTTACGTGAATCCTAAGACACTGAGGCGTGTTTATGTGAATCCTAAGACACTGAGGCGTGTTTATGTGAATCCTGAGACGCTGAGGCGTGTTTATGTGAATCCTAAGACACTGAGGCGTGTTTATGTGAATCCTAAGACACTGAGGCGTGTTTACGTGAATCCTAAGACACTGAGGCGTGTTTACGTGAATCCTAAGACACCGAGGCGTGTTTATGTGAATCCTAAGACACTGAGACGTGTTTATGTGAATCCTAAGACACTGAGGCGTGTTTATGTGAATCCTAAGACACTGAGGCGTGTTTATGTGAATCCTGAGACACTGAGGCGTGTTTATGTGAATCCTGAGACGCTGAGGCGTGTTTATGTGAATCCTAAGACACTGAGGCGTGTTTATGTGAATCCTAAGACACTGAGGCGTGTTTACGTGAATCCTAAGACACTGAGGCGTGTTTATGTGAATCCTAAGACAATGAGGCGTGTTTATGTGAATCCTAAGACAATGAGGCGTGTTAACATGAATCTTAAGACACTGAGGCGTGTTTATGTGAATCCTAAGACACTGAGGCGTGTTAACATGAATCTTAAGACATAG